TAAGTTAAGAATTCTATTCATGTGGATAAGTATATACAAATCTGTTGATAATGTGGATAAGTTTGATAAAAAATGTGGATATTGTGGAAAAGGGTAAGAAACCTTAGAGCTTATTCAATGTAAATTGTGAATAGTGGTGTGGAAAAGTGTACATATGTAAAATTTCTGTGGATATCCTCATACAAAAACCGGGCATTGCCCGGTTTTTGTATTATTATTCTGCAAGCTCAGCCCATTCGTCCATTAATTGCTCAAGTTCTGCCTTCGCTTTTTCATTTTGAATATTGATGTCCATGACTTTTTCGTGGTCTTGAAATATAATTGGATCACATAATTTCTGCTCGAATTCTTGAATCAACTCTTCTAATTCCTCAATTTTTTGTTCCATTTCTTCTATCTTTCTTTTTCGTTGACGCTCCAGCTTTTTACTTTCCTTATCCTGTTGATAACTATTTTTATCAGGTACTTCTGCTTTATCTGATTTCTTTATGTTATCTGCAATTGCCAGCTGTGCAAGCTCTTCCTGCTCGAGTTTCTTCTCTAGGTAATAATCGTAATCTCCCAGATATTCCGTGCTTCCATCCCTGCTTAACTCTAATACTTTTGTAGCAATTCGGTTAATAAAATAACGGTCGTGGGAAACGAACAATAACGTACCGGGGTAATCAATTAGCGCATTTTCCAGTACTTCCTTACTGTCAAGATCCAGATGGTTGGTCGGCTCATCCAAAATCAGTACGTTTGCCTTTTTCAACATTAATTTTGCTAAAGCCAGACGTGCCTTTTCTCCACCGCTTAATGATGAAACGATTTTAAGCACATCATCACCAGAAAATAAGAAATTTCCAAGGACCGTGCGAATTTCTTTTTCTGGTTTCATAGGATAATCATCCCATAGCTCATTTAATACGCGTTTGTTTGAGGTTAAGTTTGCCTGCTCCTGGTCATAATAGCCGATCGACAGGTTGGTGCCATAGGAAACTGTGCCTGAAAGAGGCTCCAGATTTTTAATAATCGTTTTTAATAGCGTGGATTTTCCAATCCCATTGGGGCCGACTAGCGCGATGCTTTCACCTCTGAAAGCGCGGAAAGAGATCCCTTGTGAAATGATATTGTCGTTGTAGCCAACTGCTAATGAATCCACGGTTAATACATCATTCCCGCTTTGTCTTTCAATTTCAAATGAGAAAGAAGCTGATTTTTCATCACCTAATGGGCGGTCCATTAGTTCCATCTTCTCGAGTTTTTTCCGTCTGCTCTGAGCTCTCTTGGTCGTTGAAGCACGAGCCAGATTGCGCTGAATGAAGTCCTGCAAATCGGCGACTTCCTGCTGCTGCTTTTCATACAGCTTAATGTCCCGCTCATAATTGGCTGCTTTATGGTCTAAATAGGCACTATAATTGCCTGTAAATCTCTGCATCTGTTTACGAGACAATTCATAAACCTGGGTGACGACTTTATCTAAAAAATAGCGGTCATGGGAAACAATTAAGATGGCTCCACTATAACCCTGTAAATATTGCTCGAGCCATGTAAGCGTCTCGATATCGAGATGGTTGGTCGGCTCGTCCAATATTAATATATCTGGTTTGGTTAATAGCAGCTTCCCTAATGCAAGGCGAGTTTTTTGTCCGCCGCTTAGACTGGAAATCAGTACATTGGAATCCAGGAAGTTTAACCCATGCAAAACAGACCGGATATCGGCTTCAAATTGGTAACCGCCCTGTTCTTTAAATGTTACCTGCAAACCGTCATATTCTTTTAAAATCCTTTCATACTTGGCGGGATCTTCAAAAATAGCAGGATTCGCCATTTGCTCTTCTAGTCTGCGCAGGGATTTTTCCATCGTTCTTAAGCCTTCAAACACACCGAGCATTTCATCCCAGATGGACAACTCAGATTCCAAACCGGTATTTTGCGCTAAATATCCAACGGTTACGTCCTTTGGCTTGATGATCTCACCGCCGTCAAACCCGAGCTCACCAGCAATAATCTTGAGTAATGTCGATTTTCCAGCTCCATTGCGTCCCACGAGAGCAACACGATCTCTCGTTTGTAATTCCAGCTTTATATTCGATAAAATAAGGTCAGCGCCATAATATTTTTGTAGTTGATTCACTTGTAATAAAATCATTTTTTTCACCTCTATTACTACGAATAGTGTACCGTATTCCCAGAATATCGGCAATAAAGCAAAGATTGTAAGATTGGGATAAAAAAATATAATCATTAGTTCAAAGTTTCACACACATATGCTCAAAAATATAGTATGATTTTAGGGGGGATATATAAAATGGCAGAATTTACTCATTTTAACGAACAGGGAAGGGCGAAGATGGTTGATGTTAGTGAGAAGCCAGAAACCGCCCGTTCAGCACTGGCTCATTCCAGCATAACCGTCAGCAAAGAGATATTTGACAAGATTTCTAATAATGAAATGAAAAAAGGAGATGTCTTGGCTGTGGCTCAGGTTGCTGCGGTAATGGCAGCGAAGAAAACATGGGATGTAATTCCGATGTGCCATCCAATTCCTTTAACAGGGGTAAATATCAGTTTCTCTTGGGAGCAGGCCCAGCAAGGCCAATTTACATTACATATTGTCGCATCTGTTAAAACAAAGGGCAGTACAGGTGTAGAGATGGAAGCGCTAACAGCAGCATCGGTGTGTGCCTTAACGGTCTATGATATGTGTAAAGCAGTTGATAAAGGAATGGTAATCGGACCAACCTATTTAGTTGAAAAAACCGGCGGTAAAAACGGTGTTTTTAAACGGACAGAGCAAATTTAATCAATAAGAGGTGATTAGGCCTATGTCGAATGAAACGATGAAAATACCACAGGCAACAGCCAAGCGGCTGCCTTTATATTATCGTTTTTTGCAAAACCTGCATTCTTCCGGAAAGCAGCGGGTTTCGTCGGCGGAATTAAGCGAAGCAGTAAAAGTAGATTCAGCCACGATTCGCCGTGATTTTTCTTATTTTGGTGCTTTGGGCAAGAAAGGTTATGGGTATAACGTAAACTATTTGCTTACTTTTTTCCGCAGAACGCTGGATCAAGACGAATTAACGAAGGTAGCTCTAATAGGCGTAGGTAATCTGGGCACCGCTTTTCTTCACTATAATTTTTTGAAAAATAATAATACGAAAATAGAGCTGGCCTTTGACGTTGATCAGGATAAAATAGGTACATCCATTAGCGATGTTCCCATCTATTCCATGGATGATTTAGAAAAGTATTTAATCGAGGAGGAAGTCCAAGTCGTCATTTTGACTGTTCCGGCACCAGTTGCACAGATGATTACAGACCGGCTGGTGAATACAAATGTGAAGGGCATTTTGAACTTTACACCGGCGAGATTAAATGTCCCGTCATCGATTCGTGTGCATCATATTGATTTGGCAGTGGAACTGCAATCTCTTGTTTATTTCTTAAAGCATTATCCAACAAATGAGGTAATAGAAGAATAAAGTGTTGAATAGACCCTTCGCGGAAACTGGTGAAGAGGTCTTTTTTTACAGGCAAGTGTTTTACTGTTCCGGTTTAGAGCTCACCTGATAGGATTATATAAGAAAATATGTCCGGTAATATCGTATCAGGGCGACAGCTGCACCTATTAAAAGCAGTATCGTTATCTGGCAGTGCCAGACTCCCTAATCCCCTGAGAAATCAGGGCTTTTTTAATGATTGTGGCTATTATCGATTGTTTTTAATAAAAAAGTGGTATAAATAATAAAGCATTTTATTTGAAGGGAGAGCATTTATAGGGATGAATCTCCTTGCGTCCTTTTTTATGACCATTTTGATCAGTTGTGTGGAATTAGTTTATCTTCTGGGTGTTTTGATTGCTGTTGGCTTTCTTTTAGGGGGGATGGAAAGGTATTCTAATCGACTGCTGGCCCGGGCATTTGGCCCACGTGGAATTTTGGTAACGGCCTGGATTGGGACGCCGATCCATGAACTCGGGCACTTATTAATGTGTTTTATTTTTGGCCACCGAGTAATGAGGGTAAAGCTATTGCAGTTAAAAAGTCCGGATGGTACTTTGGGGTATGTGGAGCATCAATATAATATAAATAGTTACTATCAGCAAGTTGGGAATTTTTTCATTGGCCTGGGTCCGATCTTTAGTGGAATCGGTTCATTGATTTTGGGCATGCACTGGCTTGTGCCGAATGCCTATGAAGCGTTCACCCTTCAAATCCGCCAGCATATCGCATTTGAAAAGTTGGATGTAAGTGTATTGCGCTCTGTTGGGGACGTATTGCTTGCTCTTTGCAGAAGTCTGTTTACCGTGGAGAATCTTATCAGCCCAACTTTTTGGCTGTTTATCGTAATCGCCATCAGTATTTCTTCTCATATTGCATTAAGTATGCCGGATATTAGAAACTCAGCAAAAGGGCTGCAAACGATTTTCATATTGCTGGTTCTGTTTAACTTCGCGGCAAGGATTCTAAATATCGACAGCTATGCACTTGTCATCCGCATGGCACAATACAATGCTTACCTCCTTGCGTTCTCTGGTATTGCGGTCATCTTTTCATTGATTACCCTTCTCGTAAGTATTACCATTTCACGATTGAAAGGTGTCTGAGGGTGTCAGGCACCTCTTTGTGGAAATGTTTGGGATGTGCTATATATACCTATACATGTTTTATTTTCGGGAGTAAACTACATATAGACGATAAAACCGATATGGAAGGTTGGGATTCATCGTGTCTAAAACAGTGCATTCTATTCCCCGGCCGCTTGTGAAAACAAACCAGTGGGTGATTGTTGTTAGTGTAGTGTTAACGTGGGTAACGGGGCAGGCTTGGTTTTTATTATTGCCATTTATCGCCGGGTTGTTCGGTCTAATTACAGGGCTTAATCCGATTATGCAGATTGCAAAACTATTTTTAAGGAAAGAGCCCAAAGCTTATATCCCTGAGGATGGGGAGCAACAGCAATTTAACCAAAAAATTGCCTGCACCTGCCTTGGCCTAGGATTTGCCAGCTTTATGCTAGGGTGGAATATCCTAGGCTATGTATTCACCGCAATGGTCGCAATTGCTGCGTTTGTTGCGATCCTTGGTTTTTGTATCGGCTGTTTTATCCTATATCAGTGGAAACAGTATAAGTATAGAAAAGCTCGTCAATAAGTTTTAGGGAGTGAAGTTTGTTTCAGCCCCTTTTGATATTTTATTGGATGTTAACTACTTCCATTATTCATTCCATAAAGGTGTCAGGCACCATGTGAAAATTTCACATGGTGCCTGACACCTTCTTTTTTATATATGAAGCCCTTTTTTCCAATAAAAGTATTTTGGTGCTTTACAAGCGTAACAGTGTTATGTTACATTGTTATACAGAAAGGGGTTATTGAAATGAGTGAGGAGTTAATTTCAAAGAAGGAGTTATTAGATTTAACGGGTATTTCTTACGGGCAGCTGTATCGGTGGAAGAGGAAAGATCTTATTCCGGAAGATTGGTTTATTCGTAAATCTACATTTACTGGACAAGAAACATTTTTCCCAAAAGAAAAGATTTTAGAACGAATCGAAAAAATCCAAATGATGAAGGAAAATCTGTCACTGGATGAACTGGCAAACATGTTTTCACCCAATGTAGCTGATTTAAAATTAGGAGAAAACGAATTAATAAAACGTAACATTGTTTCGGTAACGGTGTTAAATTTATATATTGAAAACGAAAAAGGCGGTCCGCAGTTGGATTTTTCACGAACACTTGAAGCTTATGTATTAGAAAAACTACTGCAATCAGGAGAAATAAATTTGGATGAAGGGAAAATGGTGGTCCAGATTTTGAAAGACAACCGGTCAATCATTAAACAGAAAAGCGGGGAATTAGTGATTACAAGGAAACTGGGGGTTTCATCATGCTTATTATTGATCAATACAGAGGCTTTCCATTTTGAGAACGGTACAAAAGTGGTATCACGGACTTCGCTAATGCACTGCATGGAAGAACTAAAAGCGAAATTATTATAAAGGGGAATGGATCATATGGATACAAAAAAACGCGGAGACCTGCACATTAATGGAATTGGCGGCTCCAATGGCGGCCAATTTGAACAGGTGACAATCAATGGAAGAGGGACTGTAAAATCTGATATTGACTGCGACGTATTTGATTGTAACGGAGTTGCTACGGTAAAAGGGAGTGTGAAGTCTGAAAAAGCGAAGGTAAACGGAAAGGTGAAAGTCGAGGGCTCGCTGGAATCTCAAGTGCTGGACGTTGACGGAACTGCCACCATTAAGGAAAACCTGTTTGTTGAAAAATTGACGGTAAATGGCCATGTTTCTGCCGGTGGCCGTGTAAAAGGCGAAGAATTTCAAATAAAGGGTTTGTTCAAGGCTGGAGGAGATTGCGAAGCAGAAACGTTCCATGCGGAATCACACTTTTCTATTGACGGGCTGTTAAATGCTGATGATATTGACGTGAAAATCTACGGAGAGTGCAAAGTAAAAGAAATAGGCGGTCAGACCATCACAGTAAGAAGCCGGGAGACACTGATTGGCAGCTTGCTTAAACCATTTGCGAAGACACAGCTGGTTACAGATTTAATTGAAGGGGACAGAATTGATTTGGAAAGCACGTCGGCAAAAGTTGTCCGTGGAAACAATGTGAAAATCGGCCCTGATTGCAGCATTGGAGTTGTTGAATATACAGGAGAAATAGTTATCGCTAATAATGCCAGTGTCGGCGAAAGCAGAAAGGTTTAATAGGGGGATGGGCAAATGAGTAAAGTGGAAAATTTGATTATCAATGGATCTGGCAGTTATGGCGGCGGCCATTACGATAAAGTTAGCATTCGCGGTGAAGGCACCATTGTCCACGATGTGGAATGTTCTCAATATCACGTTTTTGGAACAAGCAGGGCGGAAGAGAATATTAAGGCAAATTCAGTAAAGGTGCTGGGTGAAGCTGCTGTGAAGGGAAATATGGAGGCGAAGCAAACGACCGTCATTGGAACATTGGAAATTGGTGGCCGTGCCTGCCTGGAGAAAATGAAAATCCTTGGATCACTTGATGTAGGAGAGAGCATTAATGGTGAGAAAGCCACTATCAAAGGAAGTCTATCTGTAAAAGGCAACGTCGAATTTGAAACGTTTGAATCGAGCGGCGGTTTTGATATTAAAGGATTATTAACTGCCGATATCATTCAAGTAGGTCTGAATTACGGGGATAACAAAGCAGAAGAAATGGGCGGTGGGAAAATCACGGTTAAAAGAGGAGCATGGCTGATTCCTTTCACAAGCATTCCACTAACAAAAAAAGCAGGTTTCCTTTCCGTTCAGGTCATTGAAGGGGATGAAATTTATTTGGAAAACACCAAGGCTGAAATGGTTAGAGGAAAGATTGTGAAAATCGGCCCTGGATGTGAAATTGGGGCAGTTGAATATTCCAAAGATTTTTCCGAGGATAAAAATTCAACTGTGAAAACTACAAAAAAGGTGTAAAAGGAGTTTTGTGATGGCTGCAAAAGAAAACAAATTAGGATTGGTTGTTGCGGGGTTGCTACTGGGGATATTGATGGCTTCAATGGATAATACCATAGTTGTAACAGCGATGGGAACCATAGTCGGTGATCTTGGCGGGCTCGATAAATTTGTCTGGGTGGTTTCCGCATATATGGTTGCCGAAATGGCAGGGATGCCGATCTTCGGAAAACTATCTGATATGTATGGCCGGAAACGGTTTTTCATTGCGGGATTAATTCTATTTATGTTTGGATCGGTTTTGTGCGGTACTGCGCAAACCATTACCCAACTAAGTATTTATCGGGCTATTCAAGGAGTTGGCGGCGGGGCTCTTGTTCCTATTGCTTTCACTATTATGTTTGATCTATTTCCTCCAGAAAAACGAGGGAAAATGGGCGGCATGTTTGGTGCAGTCTTTGGTTTATCCAGTATTTTCGGACCATTAATTGGTGCTTACCTGACCGACCACATCAGCTGGCATTGGATTTTCTATATTAATTTGCCGCTGGGGATTTTGTCGCTGATTTTTATTGTCCTCTCATACAAGGAGTCCGCTATTCATCAAAAGCAGTCCATCGATTGGTGGGGGGCTCTGACACTTATTGGAGCTGTGGTTTGTTTGATGTTTGCCCTGGAACTTGGCGGACAGAAGTATGATTGGAATTCCATCAACATATTAAGTTTGTTCGCAGGTTTTGCGGTGTTATTTGTTATCTTTCTTTTTATCGAGACGAAAGCAAAGGACCCCATTATTTCGTTTGCTATGTTTAAAAATCGTCTATTTGCTGGAAGTACGATTGTCGGTTTGTTTTACGGGGCAGCGTTTATGGCGACAACCGTCTATATTCCGATTTTTGTTCAAGGCGTGTATGGCGGAAGTGCTACGAATTCTGGATTGATTTTATTGCCAATGATGCTCGGTTCTGTCGTAACGGCACAGGTTGGCGGTTTTTTGACATCTAAGATGAGCTATCGGAACATTATGTTTTTATCTGGTGTCATACTGATTGGCGGACTTTTATTATTAAGCAGCATTACTCCTGATACGAGCAGAGCATTATTGACTATTTACATGATTGTCATCGGTCTTGGAGTTGGCTTCTCGTTTTCCGTATTGAGCATGGCGGCAATCCACCCATTTGGAATGGAGCAACGGGGGTCAGCTACCTCTACTAGCAATTTTATTCGTTCCCTGGGAATGACCATCGGGATCTCGATCTTTGGCACTATTCAACGGAGCCATTTTAGCAGCAAGTTAACAGATGCTTTTGCGGGAATGGGTTCTATGACGAAAGGACAGTCTTTCGGAAATGACTCGAGGGCGTTGTTATCAGAGCAAGTAAGAAAGCAAATTCCGCCGCAGATTCTTGAAAAAATCACGGATGCTTTATCCTCGTCGATTGTTCACACCTTTACATGGGCGCTTGTTCCTGCCGGCCTCGCTTTCCTGTTTATCTTTATTTTGGGCAAAGAGCGGATGGTATTTAAGCGGGAAGAAGGCACAAAGTCTGTTTGAGCATGGAACCAATTAAAAAAGAAACACACGAGATTTTTCCATCCGTGTGTTTCTTTTTAGCCGATAGAAAAGTAAAACTTTCCTATCAGGTATATAAGGAATGCTTCGTGAGCATTAGCCTCGCAGTTGAGAAGCTGTGCTTTTCGGCGAACTCCGCCTCTGTCTTCATCCTAACGGGCTCGCCAGTCGGCGAGTATTCTTTATTGTTTTTTAATTTTATCCCGAAAACGAATGTGAAAAGCAATCAATTTAATGCCGGAGCCGAGATCAAAGGTAGCCAGGATGACGAGAAGAATACTGAAGAACCCCCAGCCGCTTGTTTGGACATCATTAATGGCAAAATAGGTAAACAATCCCCCAAGTAAAAGATAAATCAAACCCGAAAGTAACGGTGAACGACTCATGAAAAGAATCCTCCGATAAAGTTTTGAACCTTCTCAGTATCCCGCAGCAGCCGCTCGATATCATTTCGGTAGACAGATTGCACCATAACCACCAGGGTATTCATCGATACATGCGCAAAAATCGGCACAATAATACGTTTTGTCTTTACATAAAGAAACGCGAACGTAAAACCCATGGCCGCATAAATCAGAATATGCATAAAATCCATATGCGCAAGAGCAAAAATCAACGAACTTATCAAAGCCGAAATGACAAAATTAAACCGTTTATAGAGTGACCCGAAAATAATTTTGCGAAATACAATTTCTTCTAGAATCGGCCCGGCAATACTGGTGACAATCACCGCCGATGGAAGCGTATTGATAATATCAATAATTTCCTTTGTGTTTTCTGATCCAGACGGGATTCCTAAAAAATGCTCAATAATAGCAGCGAAATATTGGGCAAATAACGCTAAAAAGAAACCAGAAATGGCCCATACAACTGAGTGGCCGAAGGAGCTGCTCCTTTCATTAGAGCCTCCGCCCTTCATTTCTTTCCGTAAAATAATGAGGACAATGATCAGTGCACTACTAAAACTAATAATCAGCCAGACAGGGATCGCTAATTTTCCTTGGAGATGAAATCCTTTAATCAAAACAGGAATTCCAATTAAACTCGAAAACTGCATCGCGATATATACAATTAAAATAATCCAATATTCCTTTTTCAAACGAGTGTCTCCTTTAAAAGCTATTTTCTGATCTAGAATCTTTCTATTTTTCATTCTACCTTTAAAAGCCGTTTTGTTTCAATTTTGAACCTTTTTTCAAAATTCATGTATAGAAATGGACTTGTTTCACATACTTTATAAGGTTGAATATGGGCGGAAATTTAACCTTTCGTGTATAAGCTATTTTGCTATTGTTTTCCCGTCCGGTAATTTTTTCTTTAAAAGTTTATGCATCATACTTGCAAAAGATTTTCAGATTCATTATTATAATAATTGTGTTAGCACTCATTAATAACGAGTGCTAATAATGACCGAAAACATATACATTTGAGGAGGTTGTTTGAATGTTAAGACCATTAGGAGATCGCATCATCATCGAATTAGTTGAATCAGAAGAAAAAACTGCTAGCGGGATCGTATTACCGGACACAGCTAAGGAAAAGCCTCAGGAAGGAAAAGTTGTTGCCGTAGGTACTGGCCGCGTCCTTGATAATGGGGAGCGCGTAGCACTTGAAGTTTCTGAAGGCGATCGCATCATCTTCTCAAAATACGCGGGTACTGAGGTTAAATACCAAGGTAACGAATACTTAATTTTACGTGAAAGTGACATTCTTGCTGTTATCGGCCAATAAGGCTGGGACTTAAAAAATAGTTTTAAATATAAGAGGAGGTTTTTGAAAAATGGCTAAAGAAATTAAATTTAGTGAAGACGCTCGCCGCGCGATGCTTCGCGGAGTAGACACTCTTGCAAATGCTGTAAAAGTAACTCTTGGACCTAAAGGACGCAACGTGGTTCTTGAGAAAAAATTTGGTTCACCGCTAATTACAAATGATGGTGTTACCATTGCAAAAGAAATTGAATTAGAAGATGCATTTGAAAACATGGGTGCTAAGCTTGTTGCTGAAGTAGCAAGCAAAACAAACGATGTTGCCGGTGACGGTACAACAACTGCAACGGTTCTTGCTCAAGCGATGATTCGCGAAGGCTTAAAGAACGTTACTGCTGGTGCTAACCCAATGGGCATCCGTAAAGGGATCGAAAAAGCAGTTGTTGCTGCAGTTGAAGGTTTAAAAGAAATTTCTAAACCAATCGAAGGTTCTGCTTCTATCGCACAAGTTGCTGCTATTTCTTCTGCTGACGAAGAAGTCGGTCAATTGATTGCTCAAGCTATGGAGCGCGTGGGCAACGATGGTGTCATCACAATCGAAGAATCTAAAGGCTTCTCAACTGAACTTGATGTTGTAGAAGGTATGCAATTTGACCGCGGTTATGCTTCTGCATACATGGTTACTAACACTGACAAAATGGAAGCTGTATTAGAAAATGCTTATATCTTAATCACTGATAAGAAGATTTCTAGTATTCAAGAAATCCTTCCAGTTCTTGAACAAGTTGTTCAACAAGGCAAACCATTACTAATCATTGCAGAAGATGTTGAAGGTGAAGCACTTGCTACATTAGTAGTAAACAAACTTCGCGGCACATTCAATGCAGTAGCTGTTAAAGCTCCTGGCTTCGGCGACCGCCGCAAAGCAATGCTTGAAGATATCGCTGCTCTAACTGGCGGTGAAGTAATCACTGAAGAGCTTGGCCGTGATCTTAAATCTGCAAGCATCACTTCTTTAGGCCGTGCTTCTAAAATTATTGTAACAAAAGAA
Above is a genomic segment from Neobacillus endophyticus containing:
- a CDS encoding ABC-F family ATP-binding cassette domain-containing protein — translated: MILLQVNQLQKYYGADLILSNIKLELQTRDRVALVGRNGAGKSTLLKIIAGELGFDGGEIIKPKDVTVGYLAQNTGLESELSIWDEMLGVFEGLRTMEKSLRRLEEQMANPAIFEDPAKYERILKEYDGLQVTFKEQGGYQFEADIRSVLHGLNFLDSNVLISSLSGGQKTRLALGKLLLTKPDILILDEPTNHLDIETLTWLEQYLQGYSGAILIVSHDRYFLDKVVTQVYELSRKQMQRFTGNYSAYLDHKAANYERDIKLYEKQQQEVADLQDFIQRNLARASTTKRAQSRRKKLEKMELMDRPLGDEKSASFSFEIERQSGNDVLTVDSLAVGYNDNIISQGISFRAFRGESIALVGPNGIGKSTLLKTIIKNLEPLSGTVSYGTNLSIGYYDQEQANLTSNKRVLNELWDDYPMKPEKEIRTVLGNFLFSGDDVLKIVSSLSGGEKARLALAKLMLKKANVLILDEPTNHLDLDSKEVLENALIDYPGTLLFVSHDRYFINRIATKVLELSRDGSTEYLGDYDYYLEKKLEQEELAQLAIADNIKKSDKAEVPDKNSYQQDKESKKLERQRKRKIEEMEQKIEELEELIQEFEQKLCDPIIFQDHEKVMDINIQNEKAKAELEQLMDEWAELAE
- the moaC gene encoding cyclic pyranopterin monophosphate synthase MoaC; this translates as MAEFTHFNEQGRAKMVDVSEKPETARSALAHSSITVSKEIFDKISNNEMKKGDVLAVAQVAAVMAAKKTWDVIPMCHPIPLTGVNISFSWEQAQQGQFTLHIVASVKTKGSTGVEMEALTAASVCALTVYDMCKAVDKGMVIGPTYLVEKTGGKNGVFKRTEQI
- a CDS encoding redox-sensing transcriptional repressor Rex — protein: MSNETMKIPQATAKRLPLYYRFLQNLHSSGKQRVSSAELSEAVKVDSATIRRDFSYFGALGKKGYGYNVNYLLTFFRRTLDQDELTKVALIGVGNLGTAFLHYNFLKNNNTKIELAFDVDQDKIGTSISDVPIYSMDDLEKYLIEEEVQVVILTVPAPVAQMITDRLVNTNVKGILNFTPARLNVPSSIRVHHIDLAVELQSLVYFLKHYPTNEVIEE
- a CDS encoding DUF4395 domain-containing protein, whose product is MSKTVHSIPRPLVKTNQWVIVVSVVLTWVTGQAWFLLLPFIAGLFGLITGLNPIMQIAKLFLRKEPKAYIPEDGEQQQFNQKIACTCLGLGFASFMLGWNILGYVFTAMVAIAAFVAILGFCIGCFILYQWKQYKYRKARQ
- a CDS encoding YhbD family protein; translation: MSEELISKKELLDLTGISYGQLYRWKRKDLIPEDWFIRKSTFTGQETFFPKEKILERIEKIQMMKENLSLDELANMFSPNVADLKLGENELIKRNIVSVTVLNLYIENEKGGPQLDFSRTLEAYVLEKLLQSGEINLDEGKMVVQILKDNRSIIKQKSGELVITRKLGVSSCLLLINTEAFHFENGTKVVSRTSLMHCMEELKAKLL
- a CDS encoding cytoplasmic protein, translated to MDTKKRGDLHINGIGGSNGGQFEQVTINGRGTVKSDIDCDVFDCNGVATVKGSVKSEKAKVNGKVKVEGSLESQVLDVDGTATIKENLFVEKLTVNGHVSAGGRVKGEEFQIKGLFKAGGDCEAETFHAESHFSIDGLLNADDIDVKIYGECKVKEIGGQTITVRSRETLIGSLLKPFAKTQLVTDLIEGDRIDLESTSAKVVRGNNVKIGPDCSIGVVEYTGEIVIANNASVGESRKV
- a CDS encoding cytoplasmic protein, with product MSKVENLIINGSGSYGGGHYDKVSIRGEGTIVHDVECSQYHVFGTSRAEENIKANSVKVLGEAAVKGNMEAKQTTVIGTLEIGGRACLEKMKILGSLDVGESINGEKATIKGSLSVKGNVEFETFESSGGFDIKGLLTADIIQVGLNYGDNKAEEMGGGKITVKRGAWLIPFTSIPLTKKAGFLSVQVIEGDEIYLENTKAEMVRGKIVKIGPGCEIGAVEYSKDFSEDKNSTVKTTKKV
- a CDS encoding MDR family MFS transporter, with the translated sequence MAAKENKLGLVVAGLLLGILMASMDNTIVVTAMGTIVGDLGGLDKFVWVVSAYMVAEMAGMPIFGKLSDMYGRKRFFIAGLILFMFGSVLCGTAQTITQLSIYRAIQGVGGGALVPIAFTIMFDLFPPEKRGKMGGMFGAVFGLSSIFGPLIGAYLTDHISWHWIFYINLPLGILSLIFIVLSYKESAIHQKQSIDWWGALTLIGAVVCLMFALELGGQKYDWNSINILSLFAGFAVLFVIFLFIETKAKDPIISFAMFKNRLFAGSTIVGLFYGAAFMATTVYIPIFVQGVYGGSATNSGLILLPMMLGSVVTAQVGGFLTSKMSYRNIMFLSGVILIGGLLLLSSITPDTSRALLTIYMIVIGLGVGFSFSVLSMAAIHPFGMEQRGSATSTSNFIRSLGMTIGISIFGTIQRSHFSSKLTDAFAGMGSMTKGQSFGNDSRALLSEQVRKQIPPQILEKITDALSSSIVHTFTWALVPAGLAFLFIFILGKERMVFKREEGTKSV
- a CDS encoding YdiK family protein, producing MSRSPLLSGLIYLLLGGLFTYFAINDVQTSGWGFFSILLVILATFDLGSGIKLIAFHIRFRDKIKKQ
- a CDS encoding CPBP family intramembrane glutamic endopeptidase, which produces MKKEYWIILIVYIAMQFSSLIGIPVLIKGFHLQGKLAIPVWLIISFSSALIIVLIILRKEMKGGGSNERSSSFGHSVVWAISGFFLALFAQYFAAIIEHFLGIPSGSENTKEIIDIINTLPSAVIVTSIAGPILEEIVFRKIIFGSLYKRFNFVISALISSLIFALAHMDFMHILIYAAMGFTFAFLYVKTKRIIVPIFAHVSMNTLVVMVQSVYRNDIERLLRDTEKVQNFIGGFFS
- the groES gene encoding co-chaperone GroES; protein product: MLRPLGDRIIIELVESEEKTASGIVLPDTAKEKPQEGKVVAVGTGRVLDNGERVALEVSEGDRIIFSKYAGTEVKYQGNEYLILRESDILAVIGQ